From Companilactobacillus heilongjiangensis, one genomic window encodes:
- a CDS encoding sucrose-6-phosphate hydrolase, producing MIWNRQTRYTPYNEWSDSKVADLKKQVQQSKWRMKHHIQPDSGLLNDPNGFSYFNGKWNLFYQVFPFGPVHGLKSWKHLTSKNLVDWEDEGLAIKPDTKYDSHGAYTGTAIPVNDKLFIMYTGNVRTKDWKRESYQLGAWMNRDNQIEKLSKPLIVNAPEGYTTSIRDPYIIQKNGKYFAIVGGQTNDNNGAALVYESDGLEDWNFNGELNLDGKITGYMVECPNLIFIDDKPVLIFCPQGLDKNELNYQNIYPNVYSVLDGIDLKNAKVENASHPQLLDDGFDAYATEAINAPDGRALAVSWIGLPEIDYPTDSENWAHCLSLIKELTMRDGHLYQNPVAEVKELRTTEVNLDGESEQIDLDRNNGSFETEITVPANTTLNLKVANAKDDGYLEFSIDTNKGEIKVDRSQTGNPFGEKFGRTRISSVKAHKSVKIRLVIDVSVFECYIDNGYSVMTGRFFLNDLPSVLKIENNSSDLKGTVWEWRK from the coding sequence ATGATTTGGAATCGACAAACGAGATATACACCTTATAATGAATGGTCAGATTCAAAGGTAGCTGACTTGAAGAAACAAGTTCAACAATCAAAATGGAGAATGAAACATCACATTCAACCTGATTCAGGTTTGTTGAATGATCCCAACGGCTTTTCTTACTTTAACGGTAAATGGAATCTATTTTATCAAGTTTTCCCATTTGGACCTGTCCATGGCTTAAAGTCTTGGAAACATTTGACTTCGAAAAACTTGGTTGATTGGGAAGATGAAGGTTTGGCAATTAAGCCAGACACTAAATATGATTCCCATGGGGCTTACACAGGAACAGCAATTCCTGTTAACGATAAGTTATTTATCATGTATACAGGTAACGTTCGAACAAAAGATTGGAAAAGAGAATCATATCAATTAGGTGCCTGGATGAATCGAGATAACCAGATTGAGAAGTTATCTAAACCTTTAATTGTCAATGCTCCTGAGGGATATACAACTTCGATTCGTGATCCGTATATTATTCAAAAGAATGGCAAGTATTTTGCCATTGTGGGTGGTCAAACCAATGATAATAATGGAGCAGCATTAGTTTATGAGTCTGATGGCCTAGAGGATTGGAACTTTAACGGTGAATTAAACCTTGACGGCAAGATAACAGGTTACATGGTTGAATGTCCTAATTTAATTTTTATCGATGATAAACCGGTATTGATTTTCTGTCCTCAAGGATTAGACAAAAATGAATTAAATTATCAAAATATTTATCCAAATGTCTATTCTGTTTTGGATGGTATTGATTTGAAGAATGCCAAAGTTGAAAATGCTAGCCATCCGCAATTGTTGGATGATGGTTTTGATGCCTATGCTACAGAAGCTATCAATGCTCCGGATGGTCGTGCTTTAGCAGTGAGTTGGATTGGCTTGCCCGAAATAGACTATCCAACGGATTCAGAAAATTGGGCACACTGTTTGAGCTTGATTAAGGAATTGACGATGAGGGATGGTCATCTATATCAAAATCCAGTCGCCGAAGTTAAAGAGTTGAGAACTACTGAAGTTAACTTGGATGGTGAATCTGAACAAATTGACCTAGATAGAAATAATGGTAGTTTTGAAACAGAGATAACAGTTCCTGCTAATACTACATTGAATCTTAAAGTTGCTAATGCTAAAGATGATGGCTATTTAGAGTTTTCAATAGATACAAATAAAGGTGAAATTAAGGTTGATCGTAGTCAGACTGGTAATCCATTTGGTGAAAAGTTCGGCCGGACAAGAATCAGCAGCGTCAAAGCTCATAAGTCTGTGAAGATTCGACTTGTCATAGATGTATCAGTTTTTGAATGCTATATTGATAATGGTTATTCCGTTATGACAGGCAGGTTTTTCTTAAATGATTTGCCTAGTGTTCTTAAGATAGAAAACAATTCTTCTGATTTGAAAGGGACAGTTTGGGAATGGCGTAAATAA
- the recX gene encoding recombination regulator RecX, translating into MAKVTKIQAQKRKGRYNVFLDGKYAFPVAEQTLIDFRLMNGVEVTDEQIKEIQDSENINKAYGDALNYLSYQLRTKKEIKDYLYKKEYHRDAVDEVISRLEKLHYLDDAAYAKSFISNQLRTTSNGPKVIEQKMAQKGVPNNIIQDSVVEIDYDTLLENATEFAKKQVRKQHRASFKQMVTKLRSSLYQKGFDNEVIEETIKNLELEPDEDEELEKLRKLVSKVQHRYDKPAKLINYLMTKGYKFDEIKKVLGSEE; encoded by the coding sequence TTGGCAAAAGTCACGAAAATCCAAGCACAGAAACGTAAAGGACGCTACAATGTTTTCCTTGATGGCAAGTATGCGTTCCCAGTAGCAGAGCAAACTTTAATTGATTTTAGATTGATGAATGGCGTCGAAGTAACTGACGAGCAAATCAAAGAAATCCAAGATTCCGAGAATATTAACAAAGCATATGGGGATGCTTTGAATTATTTGAGTTATCAATTGCGGACCAAAAAAGAAATTAAAGACTACCTATATAAGAAAGAATATCATCGAGATGCAGTCGACGAAGTTATCAGTCGTTTAGAAAAACTGCATTATTTAGACGATGCAGCATATGCAAAGAGTTTTATCAGCAACCAATTGCGAACGACATCGAATGGACCAAAAGTTATTGAACAGAAAATGGCTCAAAAAGGCGTCCCAAATAATATTATCCAAGATTCAGTAGTTGAAATTGATTACGATACATTGTTGGAGAATGCAACCGAATTTGCCAAAAAACAAGTAAGAAAACAGCATCGAGCATCATTCAAGCAAATGGTAACAAAACTCCGTTCCAGCTTGTATCAAAAAGGTTTTGATAATGAAGTTATCGAAGAAACTATCAAAAACTTAGAGTTAGAGCCAGATGAAGACGAAGAGTTGGAAAAATTACGAAAGTTAGTCAGCAAGGTACAACATCGCTATGATAAACCAGCCAAGTTGATTAATTATTTGATGACCAAAGGTTATAAATTTGATGAAATCAAAAAGGTTCTAGGGTCTGAAGAATAG
- a CDS encoding LacI family DNA-binding transcriptional regulator, with protein MKPKLDDVAKLAGVSSTTVSRVINNYAHLSEKTKDKVFSAMKELNYQPNSLARSLQGKHTQLVGVIFSDIRNPFFGELVSRIEKMLFAKGYKMILCNSADDPQKERDYIRMLMANQVDGIIAGAHNLGIEEYSQSGLPIVSFDRYLSDKIPIVSSDNYDGGFMATESLYQSGARNIAIFTGKNHEGSPTNGRLEGYQDYLKKQGLTPHVHELPFEMSPTLKNMEIKSILNQYHYDGVFCSDDLTALLTINVAKQLSIDVPKDLRIVGYDGTSLVRNYNPELTTVAQPLVDISTLLVSLLLQRIDDPDCGLEKEYVLPVKLVKGITA; from the coding sequence ATGAAACCAAAATTAGATGATGTGGCTAAATTAGCTGGTGTTTCTTCGACAACAGTTTCGAGAGTGATAAATAATTATGCCCATCTCAGTGAAAAAACTAAAGATAAAGTATTTTCAGCAATGAAAGAATTGAATTATCAACCAAATAGTTTAGCAAGATCCCTACAAGGGAAGCATACTCAACTTGTTGGAGTTATTTTTTCAGATATTCGAAATCCATTCTTTGGAGAACTGGTTTCCAGAATTGAAAAGATGCTATTTGCTAAAGGATATAAGATGATTCTTTGTAATAGTGCCGATGATCCGCAAAAGGAACGAGATTACATACGGATGTTAATGGCAAATCAAGTTGATGGGATTATTGCGGGAGCTCACAATTTGGGTATTGAAGAATACAGCCAATCCGGTTTACCAATTGTTTCATTTGACCGTTATTTGTCTGACAAGATTCCAATCGTTAGTTCTGATAACTACGATGGTGGATTTATGGCAACTGAGTCGTTGTATCAATCTGGAGCTCGTAATATTGCAATTTTTACAGGTAAAAATCACGAGGGTTCACCGACTAATGGTCGTTTAGAAGGCTATCAAGACTATTTGAAGAAACAGGGCTTAACCCCACATGTTCATGAATTACCTTTTGAAATGTCACCGACGTTAAAGAATATGGAAATAAAATCGATTTTGAATCAATATCATTACGATGGCGTATTTTGTAGTGATGATTTAACCGCTTTGTTAACGATTAATGTAGCCAAACAATTATCAATCGATGTTCCTAAAGACTTAAGGATTGTCGGATATGATGGCACATCTCTGGTTAGAAATTACAATCCAGAATTAACTACTGTTGCGCAACCGTTAGTGGATATCAGCACACTTTTGGTATCACTGTTGTTACAGAGAATTGATGACCCAGATTGTGGTCTGGAAAAAGAATATGTTTTACCAGTCAAATTAGTTAAAGGAATTACAGCTTAA
- the ntdP gene encoding nucleoside tri-diphosphate phosphatase, with translation MQIPREGDYVAIQSYKHDGHLHRTWRETMVLKTSENEIIGCNENTLVTEADGRRWVTREPALVYFHKKYWFNIITMIRESGVSYYCNLATPYALDKEAIKYIDYDLDVKVFPDGEKRLLDVDEYAAHSKMWNYPPEIDKILHYNVDVLIDWIDKGKGPFSQAYVDLWMQRYKELSHH, from the coding sequence ATGCAGATTCCTAGAGAAGGGGATTACGTAGCAATCCAGAGTTATAAGCATGATGGTCATTTACATCGTACTTGGCGTGAAACAATGGTGCTAAAGACAAGTGAAAACGAAATTATTGGTTGTAATGAGAATACTCTTGTCACAGAAGCAGATGGACGTCGTTGGGTAACTCGAGAGCCCGCACTGGTCTATTTTCATAAGAAATATTGGTTCAACATTATTACTATGATAAGAGAAAGTGGAGTATCTTATTACTGCAATTTAGCGACACCATATGCTTTGGACAAAGAGGCCATCAAATATATTGATTACGATTTAGATGTTAAAGTTTTCCCTGATGGGGAGAAAAGATTGCTGGATGTGGATGAGTACGCTGCACACAGTAAAATGTGGAATTATCCACCAGAAATAGATAAGATCTTACATTATAATGTCGACGTTTTAATTGATTGGATCGATAAAGGCAAAGGACCATTTTCACAAGCTTATGTGGATCTTTGGATGCAAAGATATAAGGAACTGTCACACCATTAG
- the rlmD gene encoding 23S rRNA (uracil(1939)-C(5))-methyltransferase RlmD → MSLSQKHSKEKFMPTNNITQELKIGDRFPLTIKRIGINGEGIGFFKHVIVFVPKAVPEDIIVCELTDIHERFLNGRIHKIRKPSRFRNPDTPELADEVGGLEFAHINYKDQLHFKSNILRESLDKYKPYAHDKYMIKPTVGSVQQEKYRNKAQFPIQEIDGEIRCGLYRTGTQDLVDLTEMPTQMDLTMSAMRKIVQMVKDLEIPVFNPEKKSGILSMIVIRESVEFNQLQVTFITRSPKFIKEHQLIERIQKEIPEVSSISQNINKEDKGAVWGDETKLLWGDEYLQEDINGYLFNFSPRAFLQLNSLQTDKLYDLVSQALEPNQRDVLLDAYCGVGTIGITMANKVKQIYGIEIIPEAIEDAKANAKLNEVDNAEYYVGSADEIYPKLLEDGKTVNAVVVDPPRTGLDNKLTAALNRNPVNKLVYVSCNPSTLAKDLVTLTKEYRVIYLQPVDMFPQTPHVETIVKLVRR, encoded by the coding sequence ATGAGTTTATCGCAAAAACATTCAAAGGAAAAATTTATGCCTACAAATAATATTACGCAAGAATTAAAAATCGGCGATCGGTTTCCACTAACTATTAAGCGAATTGGAATCAACGGTGAAGGAATTGGTTTCTTCAAACACGTGATCGTCTTCGTACCAAAAGCTGTCCCTGAAGATATTATCGTCTGTGAATTGACAGATATTCACGAACGATTCTTAAATGGTCGTATTCATAAGATCAGAAAACCTAGTCGTTTCAGAAATCCCGACACACCAGAATTAGCTGACGAAGTCGGTGGACTAGAATTTGCCCATATCAACTACAAAGATCAATTGCATTTCAAATCAAATATCCTTCGTGAATCATTGGATAAATATAAGCCATACGCTCACGACAAATACATGATTAAACCAACAGTTGGCTCCGTTCAACAAGAAAAGTATCGTAACAAAGCTCAATTCCCTATTCAAGAAATTGACGGCGAAATTCGTTGTGGACTTTACCGAACTGGAACTCAAGATTTAGTTGACCTAACGGAAATGCCTACACAAATGGACTTAACAATGAGTGCCATGCGCAAAATCGTTCAAATGGTGAAAGATTTGGAAATTCCTGTCTTCAATCCTGAGAAAAAATCCGGTATTTTGAGCATGATTGTCATCCGTGAATCAGTTGAATTTAACCAACTCCAAGTTACTTTCATCACACGTTCACCTAAGTTCATCAAAGAACACCAACTAATCGAAAGAATCCAAAAAGAAATTCCCGAAGTTAGTTCAATTTCTCAAAACATCAATAAAGAAGACAAAGGTGCTGTCTGGGGAGATGAAACTAAATTACTCTGGGGTGACGAATATCTTCAAGAAGATATCAACGGCTACCTATTCAACTTTTCACCACGTGCTTTCCTACAACTAAATTCACTTCAAACTGATAAGCTGTACGACTTAGTTTCCCAAGCACTCGAACCCAACCAACGTGACGTCTTATTAGATGCCTACTGTGGTGTCGGTACGATTGGTATCACAATGGCTAACAAAGTTAAACAAATTTATGGTATCGAAATCATCCCTGAAGCTATCGAGGATGCTAAAGCCAATGCCAAATTAAACGAAGTCGACAACGCCGAATATTACGTTGGTTCAGCTGATGAAATTTATCCTAAATTGTTGGAAGATGGCAAAACAGTTAACGCCGTTGTAGTTGATCCTCCACGTACTGGTTTGGATAATAAATTGACTGCTGCTTTGAACCGTAATCCTGTTAACAAATTGGTTTACGTCTCATGCAATCCATCAACTTTGGCAAAAGACTTGGTAACTTTGACTAAAGAATACCGTGTTATTTACCTACAACCAGTTGATATGTTCCCACAAACACCACATGTTGAAACGATTGTTAAATTAGTTAGAAGATAG